In Dryobates pubescens isolate bDryPub1 chromosome 6, bDryPub1.pri, whole genome shotgun sequence, a genomic segment contains:
- the PRSS35 gene encoding inactive serine protease 35 gives MESMLLLFIFFIPILGLTDGTETEQDFTWHLKKIPQIVSERTFSLDSPKFEANTKLELNSVCGIECQKRLPVPSLSDLKDLLSYETVFENGTRTLTEVNVLGLVLDPAANTTTQRSLRKKRQIYGTDSRFSIYDKRFMTNFPFNTAVKISTGCSGILISPKHVLTAAHCLHNGKDYVKGSKRLRVGLMKTKSRGDGRRRKGNKRSRREVAAAQEDPKVATEQRRQSKGGGRKQRRSGRKQGTSDGMPSFQWTRVKSTHIPKGWFKGVSEDIALDYDYAVLELKRPHKRKYMELGISPTIKMMPGSMIHFSGFDNDRSGQLVYRFCSISDESSDLFYQYCDAESGSTGSGVYLRLKEPNKKKWKRKIIAVYSGHQWVDVNGEQQDYNVAVRITPLKYAQICFWIHGNDENCTQG, from the coding sequence ATGGAGAGCATGTTACTGCTGTTCATATTCTTCATCCCTATACTGGGTCTCACTGACGGAACAGAAACTGAACAAGATTTCACTTGGCACCTAAAGAAGATTCCCCAGATTGTAAgtgaaagaactttctcccttGACAGCCCTAAATTTGAAGCAAATACCAAATTAGAGCTGAACAGTGTATGTGGAATTGAATGTCAAAAAAGACTGCCCGTGCCGAGCCTGTCTGACTTGAAGGACCTCTTATCCTATGAGACTGTGTTTGAAAACGGCACACGGACCCTGACTGAAGTGAATGTCCTTGGACTAGTGCTTGACCCAGCTGCAAACACAACCACACAGAGGTCTTTGAGAAAGAAGAGGCAGATCTACGGAACAGACAGCAGGTTCAGCATCTATGACAAGCGCTTTATGACCAACTTCCCGTTCAACACAGCTGTGAAGATCTCCACCGGCTGTAGCGGCATTCTCATTTCCCCCAAGCACGTGCTAACAGCTGCCCACTGTCTGCACAATGGCAAAGATTATGTCAAGGGCAGCAAAAGGCTGAGGGTGGGCCTGATGAAGACGAAATCCAGAGGCGACGGCCGGAGACGCAAAGGTAATAAAAGAAGCAGGAGAGAAGTTGCTGCGGCCCAAGAGGATCCCAAAGTTGCCACAGAACAAAGGCGACAATCCAAAGGCGGTgggagaaagcagaggagaTCTGGGAGGAAACAGGGGACCTCAGATGGCATGCCTTCCTTCCAGTGGACCAGAGTGAAGAGTACCCACATCCCAAAAGGCTGGTTTAAGGGTGTCTCTGAGGATATTGCTCTGGATTATGACTATGCCGTTCTTGAGCTCAAGCGTCCCCACAAAAGGAAATACATGGAGCTAGGAATCAGCCCAACAATCAAAATGATGCCTGGGAGCATGATCCACTTCTCAGGTTTCGACAACGATCGATCTGGGCAGCTGGTCTACAGGTTTTGCAGCATTTCTGATGAGTCCAGTGATCTCTTTTATCAGTACTGTGATGCTGAGTCTGGCTCCACTGGATCCGGTGTCTATCTCCGTCTTAAGGAGCCAAACAAGAAGAAGTGGAAGCGCAAAATCATCGCCGTTTACTCGGGCCATCAGTGGGTGGACGTCAATGGTGAACAGCAGGATTACAATGTAGCAGTAAGAATTACTCCTCTCAAATATGCCCAGATCTGCTTCTGGATACATGGGAACGATGAGAATTGTACACAAGGCTGA